The Gossypium arboreum isolate Shixiya-1 chromosome 4, ASM2569848v2, whole genome shotgun sequence DNA segment GGGGACCCTCTGCTGATTTTATGAGTATGGTTGTCATGGGGGCTGATATGATGGCACCCACTTGCATTTTATATGCTTCCGGTATAAAAAATTTACAAGTACAAATACAGATTCGATCAATTAGGAGGACCACTCAAGTGGCCCAGAATAAATACTGGAAGCAAGTAATCTATCAACAGAATTTGGGCCCTTGTTTCAAACCAGCTGAGATTGTAACCCAACCCAAGCCAAGCAAAAAGCCCAAGACTATCCCCCCTACCCCAACATGTAAGATGTTCCCTGCGTATTTTTCAGGTTTCATGTTGATGATATAGTTAAAAGATACAGGAGATTGAAGTCGGTGATCAAAACCCTTCACTCTTTCCATCAAGCTTCCCTCTTGGATCTTTCATCAGGTAAATCACTTAATACTTTTTTAACAAAATTTGTTGAAATTTTGTATTCTGGGTCTTGTTTATTTTGTAGTGTTTAAAAGGTGGCAGATATGGTTGATTTTAAtggggttttagtatttttagttcATCTTTCGATAATTCCAGTTTTCCAATATTGATTGTGATCAGAAAGTGACAATATTTGTCTTCAATCTGACCCTTCAACTCTGTAACTCATATGGAATCTTTGTGTGTGTTTTACAGTGACCAGCAATTGACTGTGAAAAAAGAAGTAAAAAAATGTCACAAACTAATGATGTTGAGGGTGTAAAGGAGAAGAAAGTGATGAATGATGGTGAAAAAACTCAAGTTTATGATGGTAAAGATCAAATCTTTGGTGAAGAAGTTGCTGTATCTGAAGAGTTAAAAGATTcagatgaaaatgaaaatgaaaagaatCTGATGCCCTCAGCCACAGAGGAGGTAAGGAAATGGAAAGTCTGTAATATGTGGTTCTGAATTCTTCATGGTTATATATGTATAGATATATCTATTTCAATAgtaaacttttaattcttttgttTTGACTTTTACAGGAAGAAGCAATCAAAAAAAAGTATGGAGGTTTATTACCTAAAAAGCCAACCTTAATATCCAAGGTTTCTGTGCTTTGACTCTTATTTATACAATATTTCTTGAATGTTAATACGTATATGTATCCGAGTTATCTTTCTATACCTATGTTTATATATACGTAAAGAGAAATGAAGAGTTAAAATAACACAATTCGTCCTCGGTTGCTGACTGGAACATTTGAATTGTCTGCTAGAACCATGACCGTGCATTTTTTGATTCAGCTGATTGGGCACTAGGAAAGGTAAAGTATAGAAACTATGGCATAAGTCTGAGTTGCTTCAGGTTTTGATATTGAATGGC contains these protein-coding regions:
- the LOC108480455 gene encoding uncharacterized protein LOC108480455; its protein translation is MSQTNDVEGVKEKKVMNDGEKTQVYDGKDQIFGEEVAVSEELKDSDENENEKNLMPSATEEEEAIKKKYGGLLPKKPTLISKNHDRAFFDSADWALGKQGSQKPKGPLEALRPKLQPTPHQQMRSRRSVYAPAEDDNEASSSEDQSCTLEGDNDTINSGTEEHVHGDGDET